One stretch of Phaeodactylum tricornutum CCAP 1055/1 chromosome 9, whole genome shotgun sequence DNA includes these proteins:
- a CDS encoding predicted protein, producing MTEAQQGVLEPTPIQTAITAPSTEILQLWVEVGNGLEKSQTVIWKRAVESLDAANTFFAISADARTFVERYISQMINILVDQVPSKIGQLERNCVTDSLLLATKIVAQDLQIQAERGGECVFLSTLSLCFNRTKAFYRGAKASWNMNQLQGLPDVRMRVVERFRMSAGFAALERYLLSHIGLPTFPKLDILHHVLQAIGDAALERTAEATAVEEDAILVGNAVMQYVGTLSDDDLKKMPSDQLTLIQRDLQHIFDILISTRRSSTYEFYQFWRSLVLKLISSQSLPLRLFGWEQVGDLIDACADHRPPPRMFVVSGAGCPFVNGEYHFSAGTTPDGYAKPGGEIFFTHVVPDKPEFADQVGKKLTLFRCTMRSQQKWWFLSDADEEQPGTDRDVDYYQHKSEEHEEAYPAPEGEVNLAV from the exons ATGACGGAGGCGCAGCAAGGCGTTTTGGAACCCACACCGATACAAACTGCAATTACCGCACCGTCGACCGAAATCTTGCAGCTATGGGTGGAAGTAGGCAATGGTTTGGAAAAGTCACAGACTG TGATCTGGAAGAGGGCAGTAGAAAGTCTAGACGCTGCCAACACATTCTTCGCAATCTCCGCGGATGCTCGCACTTTCGTGGAACGTTACATATCGCAGATGATCAATATTCTCGTCGACCAAGTACCTTCAAAAATCGGTCAGCTGGAACGAAACTGTGTGACGGATAGCCTTTTGCTTGCGACAAAGATAGTGGCCCAGGATTTGCAAATCCAAGCGGAACGTGGGGGAGAATGCGTCTTCCTGTCGACTCTCTCGCTCTGTTTTAATAGGACAAAGGCCTTTTACAGAGGAGCCAAGGCATCTTGGAATATGAATCAATTGCAGGGCTTACCTGATGTCCGAATGCGAGTTGTAGAACGTTTTCGCATGAGTGCTGGGTTCGCGGCCCTCGAGCGTTACTTGCTGTCGCATATTGGATTGCCTACTTTTCCGAAATTGGATATTTTGCACCATGTGTTGCAAGCTATTGGCGACGCGGCGCTGGAACGGACAGCCGAAGCAACTGCGGTGGAAGAAGATGCCATTCTTGTCGGAAATGCCGTCATGCAGTATGTTGGAACACTCAGCGATGACGATCTCAAGAAGATGCCAAGCGACCAGCTCACTTTGATCCAGCGGGATTTACAACACATATTTGATATTCTCATTTCGACACGAAGGAGCAGTACCTATGAATTTTATCAGTTCTGGAGATCGCTCGTTTTAAAACTGATTTCGTcgcaaagtcttccactGAGACTGTTTGGCTGGGAACAAGTCGGCGATCTCATTGATGCCTGTGCAGATCATCGACCACCGCCCCGAATGTTTGTTGTCAGCGGAGCTGGCTGTCCTTTTGTGAATGGAGAGTATCATTTCTCGGCGGGGACTACACCAGATGGTTACGCCAAGCCTGGCGGTGAGATCTTCTTCACGCATGTGGTTCCGGACAAGCCCGAGTTTGCTGATCAAGTGGGCAAGAAACTCACTCTGTTTCGTTGTACGATGCGGTCGCAGCAAAAATGGTGGTTTCTGTCAGACGCAGACGAAGAACAACCGGGCACTGATCGCGATGTCGACTACTATCAACACAAATCGGAGGAGCACGAGGAGGCCTACCCTGCGCCCGAAG GCGAGGTCAACCTAGCAGTCTGA
- a CDS encoding predicted protein — protein sequence MNSVLQQLFMMPELRDSMCSAPLPRSLRSSGGSTVLVGNDLVGKKISLQWDTGISYDAFVEGFNDVTGMHIIRYCPIQIATVGGSTIHQIQPEDIDSLPPVLPEEFILTEGRSGMETGVYDVVSDVSENLDGNEMSSKAINTIQETEDEKTSRHLLEEFQRTFIHLQEGSKGRCFDPRTLVEACACLKLEFDVWQQNDASEFATKLLDRLEIALRRWAPEHFRYMDHTFGLKQTKQKICKQCGMKSNREEKLLNIDCQIRGKSDIHEALAAMTDTELMEGSNKVFCDNCKVNTDTVLRTAISTLPNMLILSLKRFDLDYNTFETVKLNSRCAFGQTLNMKPYMLEGLEEAEQGAQGPSPMETEDANNSVDVNISPAGKDEDYEYKLAGVLVHAGVAQGGHYYSFIKDRNPGSEEKWYRFDDEDVTPFDPAAIETECFGGKVKKETKWPNGQLHTIEQEQFANALMLFYEKVKSSDLPPPSDNPMRQRDINTSVCSTGFDAFEPDVRRANATHRWQSFLFDAEFHAFLKGILGICRIGNPPGNGGRDDWQKQCVPALLSFVFDVLLYSSDRSALNDWTQMLEEILLSNQEVSKSFVHHLAQKCDNVSDNWVRTFLLECPDQSSRQAAVRIFSAAFQSCARLESELKALADWTAAWKQQMEQLSVQQREANRLVALPCVLEREWKGFEDTNKLDGSASSMGKIISFLNVLLEALPRSFRFNAEVFTFVRNLATMLLEGDENPFTLALIEALIPARLVTLAVRDRVASPLCLAFPGLSVPVEVARSQLRAESNASSHMMSMNTNHSLNGPDMNSIRGPTHSDLMALFEALVCILGLPGAVHVPIVRDLEDLGRGRHKFALNETTVKALTAVFQECCSPGAPGMGQREIEIYLSRCDVDAANVSKQKINDIMSKYPIAKCDHDLPGSNFLSLEGFLAYYEDTVQTNDVRVRADLHTFGFRPDLTRRSRLSRLVPVRNQEKDRKPPESVAIDVAETFRDGFADLGRYGNLGLSSSPALFVLADSVSEALSQYLIAAATYRRDTNSLTLATLQEIHRTPNDWNGSESIGASLNILMVIAATPDDDQDERISRIMSSQGKAARNVEYGAGILQVLRAFFRTRQAQQFSNEMRWGYERYVGLLKELRRVYPVFVWMNNHRDQWSFVEREVLDSASRLQGKFRTEYVHRVPDHAIQSDHNSHADSDMANINDSDDDSQLSPADHYNGREISIPNSEANDGPYQIVVEGAGNSSVNGVYHQCGYFEGGCRYAMSGNWRNERYRFFIFQCNVSNNTKHWYISIVPYDSQPGTSADIDFYTAPATSDFLRVPPHTGWVKSQEGTDPLPRLTYKRLSSEGGTPERVLNGSVLEESDKSDSPYI from the coding sequence ATGAACTCTGTACTTCAGCAGTTATTTATGATGCCAGAGCTACGGGATTCAATGTGTTCAGCCCCTTTACCGAGGTCTCTCCGCTCTTCAGGGGGCTCTACGGTTTTAGTCGGAAATGACCTTGTCGGGAAAAAGATTTCGCTGCAATGGGACACAGGTATTTCATACGATGCTTTTGTTGAAGGCTTTAATGACGTCACTGGTATGCACATTATCCGATATTGCCCGATACAGATTGCCACGGTTGGTGGTTCCACAATACATCAGATTCAACCGGAGGACATTGACAGCCTGCCTCCAGTCCTACCGGAAGAGTTCATTCTTACCGAAGGACGCTCCGGTATGGAAACCGGCGTCTATGACGTTGTATCAGATGTATCTGAAAATTTAGACGGCAATGAAATGTCCTCGAAAGCAATCAACACGATCCAAGAAACGGAGGACGAGAAGACATCACGACACCTGTTGGAAGAGTTCCAACGAACATTCATTCACTTACAAGAGGGATCGAAAGGTCGCTGTTTCGATCCACGCACTCTCGTGGAGGCTTGCGCCTGTCTAAAGCTGGAGTTCGACGTTTGGCAGCAGAATGACGCTTCTGAATTTGCCACTAAGCTTCTTGACAGATTGGAGATCGCATTGAGACGTTGGGCCCCTGAGCACTTTAGATATATGGATCATACCTTTGGTTTGAAGCAAACGAAGCAAAAGATATGCAAGCAGTGCGGTATGAAATCGAATCGTGAAGAGAAACTACTAAATATTGATTGCCAAATTCGAGGGAAATCTGACATTCACGAAGCGTTGGCTGCGATGACCGATACGGAGCTAATGGAAGGGAGTAACAAAGTTTTTTGCGACAACTGCAAAGTAAACACCGATACTGTTTTAAGGACAGCGATCTCAACGCTTCCCAATATGCTTATTTTATCACTGAAGCGGTTCGATCTGGACTACAACACTTTCGAGACTGTGAAACTAAACAGTCGATGCGCCTTTGGACAAACTCTTAATATGAAACCGTACATGTTGGAAGGACTAGAGGAAGCCGAGCAAGGCGCACAGGGACCTTCACCCATGGAAACGGAAGACGCCAATAATTCAGTTGACGTCAACATTTCCCCCGCTGGCAAAGATGAGGACTACGAGTATAAACTCGCTGGAGTACTTGTGCACGCCGGAGTTGCTCAAGGTGGTCACTACTACAGCTTTATCAAGGACCGCAACCCTGGCTCCGAAGAAAAGTGGTATCGCtttgatgacgaagatgtAACTCCTTTCGATCCAGCAGCTATTGAGACGGAATGCTTCGGGGGCAAAGTAAAGAAAGAGACGAAGTGGCCGAATGGGCAACTGCATACTATTGAACAAGAGCAGTTCGCGAACGCTCTCATGCTTTTTTACGAGAAAGTGAAATCTTCAGACTTGCCCCCACCATCTGATAACCCGATGCGACAGCGGGACATCAATACTTCAGTTTGCTCCACTGGCTTCGATGCGTTCGAGCCCGATGTTCGTAGAGCCAATGCAACTCATCGATGGcaatcttttctttttgacgccGAATTTCATGCCTTTTTAAAGGGAATTTTGGGAATTTGCCGAATTGGCAATCCTCCAGGCAATGGCGGGAGGGATGATTGGCAAAAACAATGCGTGCCTGCGTTACTTTCTTTTGTGTTTGACGTTCTTCTCTATTCGTCCGACCGGAGTGCGCTGAACGATTGGACTCAAATGCTGGAAGAGATACTTTTGAGCAACCAAGAAGTCTCCAAGTCCTTTGTTCATCATCTCGCTCAAAAATGTGACAATGTTAGCGACAATTGGGTTCGAACGTTTCTGCTTGAGTGCCCCGACCAGAGCTCACGCCAGGCTGCAGTGCGAATCTTTAGCGCTGCTTTTCAATCATGTGCACGACTTGAATCTGAGCTTAAAGCGCTGGCAGATTGGACCGCTGCTTGGAAACAACAAATGGAACAACTATCGGTGCAGCAACGAGAGGCTAATCGGCTTGTGGCTCTTCCCTGTGTACTAGAGAGAGAGTGGAAAGGCTTTGAGGATACAAACAAATTGGATGGCTCCGCTTCAAGCATGGGGAAAATAATATCTTTTCTGAATGTTTTGTTGGAGGCTTTGCCGAGGAGCTTTCGTTTCAATGCAGAGGTCTTTACGTTTGTGCGCAACTTGGCTACAATGCTTTTGGAAGGTGATGAGAATCCGTTTACTCTCGCTTTGATCGAAGCGTTGATTCCTGCGAGACTCGTCACTCTAGCCGTGCGGGATCGGGTAGCAAGTCCACTCTGCCTGGCTTTTCCAGGTCTTTCGGTACCAGTGGAAGTTGCCCGCAGCCAGCTTCGGGCGGAGTCGAACGCGTCCTCGCACATGATGTCGATGAATACCAATCATTCTTTGAACGGGCCAGACATGAACAGTATTAGAGGCCCGACGCATTCGGATTTGATGGCACTTTTTGAAGCACTAGTGTGCATTTTGGGTTTACCAGGGGCAGTTCACGTTCCAATTGTGCGTGATTTGGAAGATTTAGGAAGAGGCAGACACAAATTTGCACTCAATGAGACCACCGTGAAAGCGCTCACCGCAGTCTTTCAGGAATGTTGTTCACCGGGCGCTCCAGGCATGGGCCAGCGTGAAATCGAAATCTATCTAAGCAGATGCGATGTCGACGCGGCAAACGTGTCAAAACAAAAGATAAACGATATCATGTCCAAGTACCCCATTGCTAAATGCGACCACGATCTTCCTGGCAGCAATTTTTTAAGCCTCGAAGGTTTCCTTGCTTATTACGAGGACACTGTTCAAACGAATGACGTACGCGTTCGGGCCGACTTGCACACATTTGGATTTCGGCCTGATCTTACGAGACGATCGAGGCTTTCCCGGCTTGTCCCTGTACGGAATCAAGAGAAGGATAGAAAACCGCCAGAGAGTGTTGCGATTGATGTAGCAGAGACGTTCAGAGATGGATTTGCTGATCTAGGCCGCTACGGAAACCTGGGTTTGAGTAGTAGTCCAGCTCTATTTGTGCTCGCCGACAGTGTTAGCGAAGCACTTTCCCAGTACCTCATCGCTGCAGCTACTTACCGTCGCGACACCAATAGCCTCACGCTGGCGACGCTTCAGGAAATCCATAGAACGCCAAATGATTGGAACGGATCGGAATCCATCGGCGCTTCGCTGAATATTTTGATGGTTATTGCAGCTACACCGGATGATGATCAAGATGAGAGAATATCCAGAATCATGTCCAGCCAAGGTAAAGCTGCCCGCAACGTAGAATATGGAGCGGGTATTTTGCAGGTTCTTCGAGCTTTCTTTCGTACACGTCAAGCGCAGCAGTTCAGCAACGAAATGCGATGGGGCTATGAGCGGTACGTCGGTTTATTGAAGGAACTCCGTCGTGTTTATCCCGTCTTTGTTTGGATGAACAACCATCGAGACCAGTGGAGTTTTGTAGAACGTGAAGTGTTGGATTCAGCTTCTCGACTCCAAGGAAAATTTCGAACCGAGTACGTCCACCGTGTACCCGACCACGCAATTCAATCTGATCACAATTCACACGCTGATTCCGATATGGCAAACATAAACGATTCGGACGATGACTCTCAGCTTTCGCCGGCCGATCATTACAACGGGCGCGAAATTAGCATCCCCAATTCCGAAGCCAACGATGGTCCATATCAGATTGTCGTGGAAGGCGCAGGAAATTCTTCCGTAAATGGTGTGTACCACCAGTGCGGCTATTTCGAAGGTGGGTGCCGCTACGCCATGTCGGGAAATTGGCGCAACGAACGGTATCgcttcttcatctttcaGTGCAACGTTAGCAATAATACCAAGCATTGGTACATCTCCATAGTTCCCTACGACAGCCAGCCCGGTACATCAGCAGACATTGACTTTTACACTGCCCCGGCGACATCTGATTTCTTGCGCGTGCCGCCCCACACTGGTTGGGTCAAGTCACAAGAAGGCACCGACCCATTACCACGCTTGACTTACAAACGGTTATCTTCTGAAGGCGGTACGCCTGAGCGTGTGTTGAATGGATCTGTTTTGGAAGAGAGCGACAAAAGTGATTCTCCGTACATCTGA
- a CDS encoding predicted protein produces MGQILSLPFKLCRHTATFYRGFVHYWIGQGRNSPYQTPEQCTFAPLRETPTDSPTQKLFKQHARVHLYSLASNFYLYHKPHYRKGSYRDDLIDNLRNVAIPGTGIPLSLMASTRLTALGFLFSAYPTVSLVAAVHQWIKTRGKTSISEEYATRLLAPNDWFSYWRLNCNIVGLHSVLNDMPVDYEMENKWTFLENGKKRGVPISPYLTTPGIVVKHRNEEGGLGIHFYRNAVDGGDWIIQERIQNSDWVQSMLPAKAPLSTFRVITCSAAYNVSEAPNRADVKALSCVFRAGRAGAATDHDSILFDVDVKTGTIKGGTTNAHWYRLGLHEALPGRCPWRSHHDYSLHPDGDIPVTGNQVPDIAQMLQLVEQSHFDMCPRVPMAGWDVVFSADPEVPICLLEVNLSCNFFRGSFDQKVLSRFYV; encoded by the exons ATGGGGCAGATCCTGTCCTTACCATTCAAGCTGTGCAGGCATACCGCGACCTTCTATCGCGGCTTTGTGCATTACTGGATTGGACAGGGCCGAAATTCTCCTTACCAAACGCCCGAGCAGTGCACCTTTGCGCCCCTGCGCGAAACACCGACGGACTCGCCGACGCAAAAGCTCTTTAAGCAGCATGCTCGAGTACATCTTTACAGCCTCGCGTCCAACTTTTACCTCTATCACAAACCGCACTATCGAAAAGGCTCGTATCGGGATGATTTGATCGACAATCTACGCAACGTGGCCATTCCAGGCACGGGCATCCCCTTGTCACTCATGGCCTCGACCCGTCTTACAGCCCTGGGTTTCTTGTTCTCGGCTTATCCTACGGTCAGTCTGGTTGCCGCTGTGCATCAGTGGATAAAAACTCGTGGGAAGACTAGCATTTCAGAGGAATACGCCACCCGCTTGTTGGCCCCGAATGATTGGTTCTCCTACTGGCGCTTGAATTGCAACATTGTTGGTCTCCATTCCGTTCTCAACGATATGCCGGTCGATTACGaaatggaaaacaaatgGACCTTTCTAGAAAATGGTAAAAAGCGGGGTGTTCCTATTTCACCCTACCTAACCACACCCGGTATTGTCGTCAAGCATCGCAACGAAGAAGGCGGGCTCGGCATTCATTTCTATAGAAATGCCGTCGACGGTGGGGACTGGATTATTCAGGAGCGCATCCAAAATTCCGACTGGGTGCAGTCGATGCTTCCCGCCAAGGCGCCGTTGTCCACTTTTCGTGTCATCACTTGCAGTGCAGCGTATAATGTATCCGAAGCACCTAAC CGCGCTGACGTGAAAGCTCTTTCCTGCGTATTCCGTGCAGGCCGAGCTGGTGCCGCCACCGATCACGATTCCATCTTGTTTGACGTCGATGTCAAAACTGGAACCATAAAGGGAGGGACGACCAACGCGCACTGGTACCGACTCGGTTTGCACGAAGCCCTACCGGGACGTTGTCCTTGGCGATCACACCATGATTACAGCCTTCACCCGGATGGTGACATTCCCGTGACGGGCAACCAAGTTCCTGATATTGCCCAAATGCTCCAGTTGGTTGAGCAATCCCATTTCGACATGTGCCCACGGGTACCCATGGCTGGCTGGGATGTCGTCTTTTCGGCTGATCCCGAGGTACCAATTTGCCTGCTCGAGGTTAACTTGAGTTGTAATTTTTTTCGGGGCTCGTTCGATCAAAAGGTATTGTCTCGGTTTTATGTttga
- a CDS encoding predicted protein, with protein sequence MDDADEMYHQLFALDVEHIEKQTEPLNDTAARPALMRIVKELIQERKNLRQNLAESAEKLADAKADLDRVDREDRERTATFVRYLEKVTTPETASAGETSVHSEDTVALGPGQIPSSEQATELVVQSLLAKINGLLNTVETLTHENAGLYERVQDLSSENEAHETKIVVLESQFKTINKTRQKVVSRLMNRASLSIANNTNVGGRCGNEGNRKNNDSEETKSVTEEESK encoded by the coding sequence ATGGACGATGCGGACGAAATGTACCACCAATTGTTTGCCTTGGACGTGGAGCACATTGAAAAACAGACGGAACCGCTCAACGACACCGCGGCCCGTCCGGCTCTGATGCGCATCGTCAAGGAATTGATCCAGGAACGGAAAAACCTCCGACAAAATCTTGCAGAATCTGCCGAAAAATTGGCGGATGCGAAAGCTGATCTGGACCGCGTAGACCGGGAAGATCGCGAACGCACTGCTACGTTCGTTCGATATCTGGAAAAGGTAACGACGCCCGAGACGGCGAGTGCGGGTGAGACTTCGGTTCATTCGGAGGATACGGTTGCCTTGGGGCCTGGGCAGATCCCGTCGAGTGAACAAGCGACGGAACTCGTGGTGCAATCACTCCTGGCAAAGATAAATGGGCTGTTGAACACGGTCGAAACGTTGACGCACGAGAACGCGGGCTTGTACGAAAGGGTACAGGATCTGTCATCGGAGAATGAAGCTCACGAGACAAAGATTGTCGTGTTGGAATCTCAGTTCAAGACAATCAACAAAACACGACAAAAGGTAGTTTCGCGCCTCATGAATCGGGCCAGTCTcagcattgccaacaacacaaatgTCGGCGGCCGTTGTGGGAACGAGGGCAACcgaaaaaacaatgattCGGAGGAAACCAAAAGCGtaacggaagaagaatccaaGTAG
- a CDS encoding predicted protein, with protein sequence MSSGNSFVRQAISRFDETKLEESPKSFTPFPRTVAQASPRTVAQASPRPVAQPWPKPVAEPWPKSVASSPPVASPPLATPPSSSSSKNVVKTVPKSFPKDPTEITRNMNDAQARTLLRDMVRDLLGEVDILRQRLAETETKLRESRAEVKQLDLSAAFNVQTLNQTSSGTNSAPRVADPHDAARTEALIEALRNATKTTDIPELSAQDVSSEEATELVIHSLLENVRRTAQDNESLTKKNDALQDKVWDLTAENEVHELKIAALETHFKTINKSRQGIVTRLTNKSKQGLANGSPTAAGTSAAKRS encoded by the coding sequence ATGTCGTCAGGAAACTCGTTCGTTCGCCAGGCGATTTCGCGGTTTGACGAAACGAAACTGGAAGAATCGCCCAAGTCCTTCACTCCGTTCCCGCGAACCGTCGCACAGGCCTCACCGAGAACCGTCGCACAGGCTTCGCCGCGACCCGTCGCACAGCCTTGGCCGAAACCCGTGGCGGAACCCTGGCCCAAATCCGTGGCGTCGTCGCCTCCGGTAGCGTCTCCCCCGTTGGCGACGCCtccgtcgtcatcgtcctccAAGAACGTCGTCAAGACGGTTCCCAAGTCCTTCCCCAAGGACCCCACCGAAATCACCCGCAATATGAACGACGCGCAGGCCCGTACGCTCTTGCGAGATATGGTGCGTGATTTGTTGGGGGAAGTGGACATTCTGCGTCAACGTTTGGCCGAAACCGAAACCAAGTTGCGCGAATCGCGGGCCGAAGTCAAGCAACTCGATTTGAGTGCCGCCTTTAACGTACAGACTCTCAACCAGACTTCCTCAGGAACGAATTCCGCACCGCGCGTGGCGGATCCCCACGATGCGGCACGCACGGAAGCCTTGATTGAAGCCTTGCGCAACGCCACCAAGACCACCGATATACCCGAACTCTCGGCGCAGGACGTCTCCAGTGAGGAAGCCACCGAACTCGTCATACACTCGTTGCTGGAAAACGTCCGGAGAACCGCACAAGACAACGAATCCCTCACCAAGAAAAACGATGCACTGCAGGATAAGGTCTGGGATCTCACGGCGGAAAACGAAGTACACGAACTCAAAATTGCCGCTCTTGAAACACACTTCAAGACCATCAACAAGAGTCGCCAAGGTATCGTCACCAGACTCACCAACAAGTCCAAACAGGGATTGGCCAACGGATCACCCACGGCGGCGGGAACAAGTGCCGCCAAACGTTCCTAA
- a CDS encoding predicted protein yields the protein MEAAERGITLELTPEAAESLRSRRILPPTSVISNDDNDNWNEVLTGPILPSHESDNSETIPQGELSSVRDKHPQEDEDDDSLSLSPPPHLPVVRIDLERLVGYRPCSELEARQVRLQVRAALWGLEDVDGAQEGDNADALASDFDDRVAELLETRVAVHGTTIDKNQEVDRSSTDSANLVSNRYRYAIIDYPEYLCERETLSSTDDNRPTDDPDVRVYSTARIWKRLLQPHRVSVVDRLLRHVTSCNRGLLWKHAMREELVRLARDEEHARVARQQTEELLLWKTDRRQSQLDKLYSVRETLEHRIDLAQSQLRELEGAREVQVQTKLEAQRLDHDTQLDGFSALDWSSSAFGFPSDSKLEDCDLFGLRWDEDDFAEDEEYTLLSEHEDNDDESLNESDSDHTGEKEGSDDSTKGSMRDDTSGQEPPRVAADEAPLALPVQTGDAKSRRRLATRKRRHLLRAHAEGAEREARVRAAKEEEEALRDGFTSTELKLASALVQSLQGKMAQVDNLLETIQEEEWQDEEEGITELLLESKGSGSTPDGMVLSLLDQILAMVLGATLPGDQTLLDEHVLWLRDEHRSIATEWQAYFGRLPAPLTGPDDTFTSPTVMGEKTEPAVRSEPDNLPMTPDRQSVLRQALGIVEHDTVDWEDEESDCVDTVGCTTNPAVAHAGGKAIRTRAPTSGLRPGGRL from the coding sequence ATGGAAGCGGCGGAAAGAGGCATCACGCTGGAACTGACTCCGGAAGCTGCTGAGTCCTTGCGATCGCGTCGGATCCTTCCACCTACTTCCGTGATTAgtaacgacgacaacgacaattgGAATGAAGTCTTGACGGGTCCTATCCTACCAAGTCACGAGAGTGACAACAGCGAAACAATTCCACAAGGAGAACTCAGCAGTGTTCGCGACAAACATCCacaagaagacgaagatgacgacagtctttctttgtcacCTCCTCCGCATCTTCCCGTCGTCCGCATTGATTTGGAGCGTCTTGTTGGATACCGACCATGTAGTGAATTGGAAGCACGGCAAGTTCGTTTGCAAGTGAGGGCTGCCCTTTGGGGCTTGGAGGATGTTGATGGCGCACAAGAAGGAGACAATGCCGATGCGTTAGCGAGTGATTTTGATGATCGAGTCGCGGAATTGCTGGAAACACGCGTCGCCGTTCACGGAACCACCATTGACAAGAACCAAGAAGTCGACCGATCGTCAACAGATTCTGCAAACCTAGTCTCGAATCGATATCGATACGCAATTATCGACTATCCCGAATACCTCTGCGAACGAGAAACCCTTTCTAGTACGGACGACAACCGCCCTACCGATGATCCCGATGTACGTGTGTACAGTACGGCGCGTATATGGAAGCGGCTTTTACAGCCACATCGCGTTAGCGTCGTGGATCGATTGCTTCGGCACGTGACCAGCTGCAATCGAGGGCTCCTTTGGAAACACGCGATGCGAGAAGAGCTCGTCCGCTTGGCTAGGGACGAGGAACACGCCCGGGTGGCGCGTCAACAAACCGAGGAGTTGCTCTTGTGGAAAACGGACCGGCGTCAAAGCCAACTCGATAAATTGTATTCCGTCCGAGAAACTTTGGAACATCGCATTGATTTGGCACAGTCACAATTGCGCGAATTGGAAGGAGCGAGAGAAGTGCAGGTCCAGACGAAGCTTGAAGCACAGCGCCTGGATCATGATACACAGTTAGATGGTTTCAGTGCGCTCGATTGGTCGTCCTCGGCCTTTGGTTTTCCGTCCGACTCGAAATTGGAAGATTGCGATTTGTTTGGTCTACGATGGGACGAGGATGACTTtgccgaagacgaggaaTACACTTTACTGTCGGAGCATGaggacaatgacgacgagtCTCTGAACGAATCGGATAGTGATCATACTGGCGAAAAGGAAGGTAGTGATGACAGCACAAAAGGCAGCATGCGGGATGACACGAGCGGCCAGGAACCTCCGAGGGTGGCTGCAGACGAGGCACCTCTCGCGCTACCGGTCCAAACTGGCGACGCCAAATCTCGCCGTCGACTGGCTACCCGCAAACGTCGTCACTTGCTAAGAGCGCATGCGGAAGGAGCGGAACGAGAAGCGCGAGTACGAGCCGCcaaggaggaagaagaggccTTGCGGGACGGTTTCACGAGCACGGAGCTCAAACTTGCCTCGGCATTGGTCCAATCGCTACAAGGGAAAATGGCACAAGTTGATAATCTATTAGAAACGAtacaagaagaagaatggcaagacgaagaagaaggcaTCACTGAGttacttttggaaagcaagGGCTCCGGATCAACTCCAGACGGGATGGTGTTGTCTTTACTGGACCAGATTTTGGCCATGGTCCTGGGCGCCACGTTGCCCGGTGACCAGACGCTGTTGGATGAGCACGTGTTATGGCTGCGGGACGAACATCGATCGATTGCGACGGAATGGCAAGCGTATTTTGGACGGCTTCCTGCACCGTTGACGGGTCCTGACGACACGTTTACCTCTCCGACAGTGATGGGGGAAAAGACGGAACCAGCGGTTCGGAGTGAACCGGACAATTTGCCGATGACGCCCGATCGGCAAAGCGTGTTGCGCCAAGCCCTGGGAATTGTGGAACACGATACCGTCGATTGGGAAGATGAGGAATCGGACTGTGTGGACACGGTCGGTTGTACCACAAATCCTGCGGTGGCACACGCTGGTGGCAAGGCTATAAGGACGCGTGCCCCTACGAGTGGATTGCGGCCCGGTGGTCGGTTGTAA